A single region of the Halorussus gelatinilyticus genome encodes:
- a CDS encoding tubulin/FtsZ family protein has protein sequence MKVVLIGVGQAGGKLAQRLAQYDQQMGFGAVQGALAVNSAKADLRELDLDTVLVGQDRVKGHGVGGDNELGAEVMQSDATEVMDSLDGRITAQAEAIFVVAGLGGGTGSGGAPVLARELNRVYQIPVYGLGVLPGRGEGAMYQANAGRSLKTLVREADATLLIDNDAWHTSGESMGEAFEKINQNIAQRVGLLFASGEAVEGVGESVVDSSEVINTLRSGGIATLGFASAEAAEDAEANINTVTSMTRKALLSNLSLPNAIEADSGLLVVAGQPESIPRKGVERARKWLEEETGSLQVRGGDFPLDSGRLAALVLLGGVERSERIEEFLERAKEASKQADEPDENPAEMFHNDELDDLI, from the coding sequence ATGAAAGTCGTCCTGATTGGTGTCGGACAGGCCGGGGGGAAGCTTGCCCAGCGACTGGCCCAGTACGACCAGCAGATGGGTTTCGGCGCGGTACAGGGAGCGCTCGCGGTCAACTCCGCGAAGGCGGACCTCCGAGAGTTGGACTTAGACACGGTTCTCGTCGGACAGGACCGCGTGAAAGGCCACGGCGTCGGCGGTGACAACGAGTTGGGTGCCGAGGTCATGCAGAGCGACGCGACCGAAGTGATGGACTCCCTCGACGGCCGCATCACCGCACAGGCCGAGGCCATCTTCGTCGTCGCGGGACTCGGCGGCGGCACGGGGTCGGGCGGCGCACCCGTCCTCGCGCGTGAACTCAACCGCGTCTACCAGATTCCGGTGTACGGACTGGGCGTCCTCCCCGGCCGCGGCGAGGGCGCGATGTATCAGGCCAACGCCGGGCGCTCGCTCAAGACCCTCGTCCGGGAAGCCGACGCGACCCTCCTCATCGACAACGACGCGTGGCACACCTCCGGCGAGAGCATGGGCGAGGCGTTCGAGAAGATAAACCAGAACATCGCCCAGCGCGTCGGCCTGCTGTTCGCCTCGGGCGAAGCCGTCGAAGGCGTCGGCGAGAGCGTCGTGGACTCCAGCGAGGTCATCAACACCCTCCGGTCAGGCGGCATCGCCACGCTCGGGTTCGCCAGCGCCGAGGCGGCCGAAGACGCCGAAGCGAACATCAACACCGTCACTTCGATGACCCGGAAGGCCCTCCTCAGCAATCTCAGCCTCCCGAACGCTATCGAAGCCGACTCGGGACTGCTCGTCGTCGCCGGCCAACCAGAGTCCATCCCCCGCAAAGGCGTCGAACGCGCCCGGAAGTGGCTCGAAGAGGAGACCGGTAGTCTACAGGTCCGGGGCGGGGACTTCCCGCTCGACAGCGGCCGACTCGCCGCGCTCGTCCTGCTGGGCGGGGTCGAACGCTCCGAGCGCATCGAGGAGTTCCTCGAACGCGCCAAGGAGGCGAGCAAGCAGGCCGACGAACCCGACGAGAACCCCGCCGAGATGTTCCACAACGACGAGTTAGACGACCTCATCTAA
- a CDS encoding alkaline phosphatase family protein: protein MGLFDKLRGDDKPRVAFFGIDGVPYSFLEDHFDEFEHLAALAEEGSSGAIDSIVPPESSACWPSLTTGVNPGKTGVYGFQDREVGSYDTYVPMGRDVQATRIWDRVHDAGRDATVMNVPVTFPPQRNVQRMVSGFLSPSIDKAAYPDELRDYLQSIDYKLDANPKLGHDEDKSEFIEDAHKTLDARYEAFKHYLQQDDWDLFFGVFMTTDRVNHFLFKHYEEDMEYKDEFVEFYRKVDRYLGEIRQNLPDDVTMMVASDHGFTTLDYEVHFNQWLADEGWLSFEDDDHEDLGDISEDAEAYSLIPGRFYINLEGREPRGSVPESEYEAKRDQLKEALENLKGPNGRKVCDRVVEKEEAFHGDHEDIAPDLVAIPNHGFDLKAGFKGHDDVFGQGPRNGMHSFDNASLFVDDPDATIRDVDLYDIAPTILDLMEMEYDAGEFDGKSLV, encoded by the coding sequence ATGGGTCTCTTCGACAAGCTTCGTGGCGACGACAAGCCCCGCGTGGCTTTCTTCGGTATCGACGGCGTTCCGTATAGTTTCCTCGAAGATCACTTCGACGAGTTCGAACATCTCGCCGCCCTCGCGGAGGAAGGCTCCTCGGGCGCGATAGACAGCATCGTTCCCCCCGAGTCTTCGGCCTGCTGGCCCTCCCTCACGACCGGCGTCAACCCCGGCAAGACGGGGGTCTACGGCTTTCAGGACCGAGAGGTCGGTTCCTACGACACCTACGTCCCGATGGGCCGCGACGTGCAGGCGACCCGCATCTGGGACCGCGTCCACGACGCCGGCCGGGACGCCACCGTGATGAACGTTCCCGTCACGTTCCCGCCCCAGCGAAACGTCCAGCGGATGGTCTCGGGCTTCCTCTCGCCGAGCATCGACAAGGCGGCGTACCCCGACGAACTGCGCGACTACCTCCAGTCCATCGACTACAAACTCGACGCGAACCCCAAACTCGGTCACGACGAGGACAAGTCCGAGTTCATCGAGGACGCCCACAAGACGCTCGATGCGCGCTACGAGGCGTTCAAACACTACCTCCAGCAGGACGACTGGGACCTCTTCTTCGGCGTCTTCATGACGACCGACCGGGTGAACCACTTCCTGTTCAAGCACTACGAGGAGGACATGGAGTACAAAGACGAGTTCGTGGAGTTCTACCGGAAGGTGGACCGCTACCTCGGCGAGATTCGCCAGAACCTCCCCGACGACGTGACGATGATGGTCGCCTCCGACCACGGGTTCACCACGCTGGACTACGAGGTCCACTTCAACCAGTGGCTCGCCGACGAGGGCTGGCTCTCGTTCGAGGACGACGACCACGAGGACCTCGGCGACATCAGCGAGGACGCGGAAGCCTACTCGCTCATCCCCGGCCGGTTCTACATCAACCTCGAAGGCCGCGAACCCCGCGGGAGCGTCCCCGAGAGCGAGTACGAGGCCAAGCGCGACCAGCTGAAGGAGGCCCTCGAAAATCTGAAAGGTCCCAACGGCCGGAAGGTCTGTGACCGCGTGGTCGAGAAGGAGGAGGCGTTCCACGGCGACCACGAGGACATCGCGCCCGACCTCGTTGCCATCCCGAACCACGGCTTCGACCTCAAGGCCGGGTTCAAGGGCCACGACGACGTGTTCGGGCAGGGTCCCCGCAACGGGATGCACAGCTTCGACAACGCCTCGCTGTTCGTGGACGACCCCGACGCGACCATCCGGGACGTGGACCTCTACGACATCGCGCCGACCATCCTCGACCTGATGGAGATGGAGTACGACGCGGGCGAATTCGACGGTAAGAGTCTGGTCTGA
- a CDS encoding DHH family phosphoesterase produces MALGSALGGVEMVAVAATFLLSGGAVFYAAQSVTDWRRDDEPEPSDALKNTVAGQNRVALVVPEGPSIDALAAAMGLQTLCTEWGVTAHLFAEGPVTGEDSKTFCNIFDLELSVIGDGADELTDADAAIAVGGGGGVPRLSNNPPVVAVVRHRPTAEENIVTVTPTDDGATATTVTRLLEDEEIVPDQRVATALLHGVRAGTREFRRANGQHDYEAAGFLHAYADLGRIEDLRSPGMSGDTFDVISDAIANRERRASFAVTNVGAVPSVSALEEAADTMLRLEGVSTAAVFGIHEETIVVSCRAEDVRTNAFDILDSAFGTSETTGGNTDAATARVPLGLFSQVDDEQEETLDMLIDASTRKALFEAFESS; encoded by the coding sequence ATGGCTCTCGGGTCCGCGCTCGGTGGTGTAGAGATGGTTGCAGTAGCCGCGACGTTTCTCCTCTCCGGCGGCGCTGTCTTCTACGCCGCCCAATCGGTCACAGACTGGCGACGCGACGACGAACCGGAACCGAGCGACGCGCTGAAGAACACCGTCGCGGGCCAGAACCGCGTCGCGCTCGTGGTCCCGGAAGGACCGAGCATCGACGCACTCGCGGCCGCCATGGGTCTCCAGACGCTCTGCACCGAGTGGGGCGTCACCGCCCATCTGTTCGCGGAGGGACCGGTCACGGGCGAGGACAGCAAGACGTTCTGTAACATCTTCGACCTCGAACTGTCGGTCATCGGCGACGGGGCCGACGAACTGACCGACGCCGACGCCGCCATCGCCGTTGGCGGGGGCGGCGGCGTCCCGCGCCTTTCGAACAACCCGCCGGTCGTCGCGGTGGTCCGCCACCGACCGACCGCCGAGGAGAACATCGTGACCGTGACGCCGACCGACGACGGCGCGACCGCGACCACGGTCACGCGCCTGTTGGAGGACGAGGAGATCGTCCCCGACCAGCGCGTCGCCACCGCGCTCCTCCACGGCGTCCGGGCCGGGACCCGCGAGTTCCGACGCGCGAACGGTCAGCACGACTACGAGGCCGCCGGGTTCCTCCACGCCTACGCCGACCTCGGCCGCATCGAGGACCTCCGGTCGCCGGGCATGAGCGGCGACACCTTCGACGTCATCAGCGACGCCATCGCCAACCGCGAGCGCCGGGCGAGTTTCGCCGTTACGAACGTCGGGGCGGTCCCGTCGGTCTCCGCGCTCGAAGAGGCCGCCGACACGATGCTCCGACTGGAGGGCGTCTCGACCGCCGCCGTCTTCGGCATCCACGAGGAGACCATCGTCGTCTCCTGTCGGGCCGAGGACGTGCGGACCAACGCCTTCGACATCCTGGACTCGGCGTTCGGCACCAGCGAGACGACCGGCGGCAACACCGACGCCGCGACCGCTCGGGTCCCGCTCGGCCTCTTCTCGCAGGTGGACGACGAACAGGAGGAGACGCTGGACATGCTCATCGACGCAAGCACGCGGAAGGCACTGTTCGAGGCGTTCGAGAGTTCGTAG
- a CDS encoding inorganic diphosphatase, translating into MANLWEDLETGPNPPEEIYAVVECLKGERNKYEYDKDIPGVVLDRVLHSNVHYPSDYGFIPQSYYDDEDPFDVLVLVEDKTFPGCVVEARPVALMKMDDDGEKDDKVIAVPSEDPRYDNVEDVDDLTEQQKDEISEFFETYKNLEAGKQTETLGWEDKESAKDAIEHAMDLYEENFA; encoded by the coding sequence ATGGCTAATCTCTGGGAAGACTTGGAGACCGGACCGAACCCGCCCGAGGAAATCTACGCCGTCGTGGAGTGTCTCAAAGGCGAGCGAAACAAGTACGAGTACGACAAGGACATCCCCGGCGTCGTCCTCGACCGCGTCCTCCACAGCAACGTCCACTACCCGAGCGACTACGGGTTCATTCCCCAATCGTACTACGACGACGAGGACCCCTTCGACGTACTCGTCCTCGTGGAAGACAAGACGTTCCCCGGCTGCGTCGTCGAGGCCCGTCCGGTCGCGCTCATGAAGATGGACGACGACGGCGAGAAAGACGACAAGGTCATCGCCGTCCCGTCCGAGGACCCGCGCTACGACAACGTCGAAGACGTGGACGACCTCACCGAGCAGCAGAAAGACGAGATTTCGGAGTTCTTCGAGACCTACAAGAACCTCGAAGCCGGCAAGCAGACCGAAACGCTCGGCTGGGAGGACAAGGAGTCGGCGAAAGACGCCATCGAACACGCGATGGATCTCTACGAAGAGAACTTCGCCTAA
- a CDS encoding PadR family transcriptional regulator produces the protein MSEAQTLTETSTARNLTAFQKNILTILSEEPMYGLAIKRELEDYYGEEVNHGRLYPNLDTLVEKGYVEKSELDKRTNQYELTDEGLAVVVDLLQWTLSKFVTDDERGEQIRDLVADNE, from the coding sequence ATGTCAGAGGCACAGACACTCACAGAGACGAGTACCGCACGCAACCTCACCGCCTTCCAGAAGAATATCCTGACCATCCTCTCCGAAGAGCCGATGTACGGACTCGCCATCAAGCGCGAGTTGGAGGACTACTACGGTGAGGAAGTGAACCACGGTCGCCTGTACCCCAACCTCGACACCCTCGTCGAGAAGGGCTACGTGGAGAAGAGCGAACTCGACAAGCGGACCAACCAGTACGAACTGACCGACGAGGGCCTCGCGGTCGTCGTCGACCTGCTCCAGTGGACGCTCTCGAAGTTCGTCACGGACGACGAGCGCGGCGAACAGATTCGGGACCTCGTCGCGGACAACGAGTAA
- a CDS encoding DUF7108 family protein yields the protein MPETHPSDDVIENDDEPADGELSRETVERAERLTRLAHDAVDDAEAEAYREERSELLDPHDFRARVREEDTGETLVLHPDEWLEDGVIRTDRIEDTGRAVEVSLSGPGDPDEWESVEEHNREVAARVRDEYGDVHGDNAAAFADFMGNHYARPVESATTGEVEEFCSEYFPRNAWPTEKQRAAVEESLELVFEVADE from the coding sequence ATGCCTGAGACTCACCCTTCTGACGACGTCATCGAGAACGACGACGAACCGGCCGACGGCGAACTGTCCCGAGAGACCGTCGAGCGCGCCGAGCGCCTGACGCGTCTCGCGCACGACGCCGTGGACGACGCGGAGGCCGAGGCCTACCGCGAGGAGCGAAGCGAACTCCTCGACCCCCACGACTTCCGAGCGCGGGTCCGCGAGGAGGACACCGGCGAGACGCTCGTCCTCCACCCCGACGAATGGCTCGAAGACGGCGTGATTCGGACTGACCGCATCGAGGACACGGGACGCGCGGTCGAAGTCTCGCTGTCGGGACCGGGCGACCCCGACGAGTGGGAGTCGGTCGAGGAGCACAACCGCGAGGTCGCGGCTCGGGTCCGCGACGAGTACGGCGACGTTCACGGCGATAACGCCGCGGCGTTCGCCGACTTCATGGGCAACCACTACGCGCGGCCGGTCGAGTCGGCGACTACCGGCGAGGTCGAAGAGTTCTGCTCGGAGTACTTCCCGCGAAACGCGTGGCCGACCGAAAAACAGCGCGCAGCCGTCGAAGAGTCGCTCGAACTCGTCTTCGAAGTCGCCGACGAGTAG
- the rnhA gene encoding ribonuclease HI — protein MPVIECDVDAAREKLVEAGAEVSAGNSDHEEWRATYGDANAVAYEDKVVVQGANPQDIEALLRDAGGHAYLYFDGASRGNPGPASVGWVVVTSDGIAAEGSGTIGRATNNQAEYEALIRVLRAARDYGFDTVEVKGDSQLIVKQVTGAWNTNDPELRERRVTVRELLTEFDDWELSHVPREINERADKLANEALDDA, from the coding sequence ATGCCCGTCATCGAGTGCGACGTGGACGCTGCGCGGGAGAAACTGGTCGAAGCGGGTGCGGAGGTGTCGGCGGGCAACTCCGACCACGAGGAGTGGCGCGCGACGTACGGCGACGCCAACGCGGTCGCCTACGAGGACAAAGTCGTCGTGCAGGGCGCGAACCCGCAGGACATCGAGGCGCTCCTGCGCGACGCCGGCGGCCACGCCTACCTCTACTTCGACGGCGCGAGCAGGGGCAACCCCGGCCCGGCGTCGGTCGGTTGGGTCGTCGTCACCAGCGACGGTATCGCGGCTGAGGGAAGCGGGACCATCGGGCGCGCGACGAACAATCAAGCCGAGTACGAGGCGCTGATTCGCGTCCTCCGGGCGGCCCGCGACTACGGCTTCGACACCGTCGAGGTGAAAGGCGACTCCCAACTCATCGTCAAGCAGGTCACGGGTGCGTGGAACACCAACGACCCGGAACTGCGCGAGCGCCGCGTGACCGTCCGGGAACTCCTCACGGAGTTCGACGACTGGGAGTTGAGTCACGTCCCGAGAGAGATAAACGAACGCGCCGACAAACTGGCTAACGAGGCCCTCGACGATGCCTGA
- a CDS encoding transcription initiation factor IIB yields MTRSTRQRERQAEAEQTEDESEGVRECPECSSDNLVKSSDRAELVCDDCGLVVEEEQIDPGPEWRAFNHQERQEKSRVGAPTTQTMHDKGLTTTIDWKDKDAYGRSISSKKRSQMHRLRKWQERIRTKDAGERNLQFALSEIDRMASALGVPRSVREVASVIYRRALKEDLIRGRSIEGVATSALYAACRKEGIPRSLEEISEVSRVERKEIGRTYRYISQELGLEMKPVDPKKYVPRFCSELELSEEVQTKANEIIETTAEEGLLSGKSPTGYAAAAIYAASLLCNEKKTQREVADVAQVTEVTIRNRYQEQIEAMGIHS; encoded by the coding sequence ATGACACGGTCCACTCGCCAGCGGGAGCGCCAAGCCGAGGCGGAGCAAACGGAGGACGAGTCAGAGGGTGTACGGGAATGTCCCGAATGCAGCTCTGATAACCTCGTCAAGAGTTCCGACAGGGCGGAACTTGTGTGTGACGACTGCGGCCTCGTCGTCGAGGAAGAGCAGATCGACCCCGGTCCTGAGTGGCGCGCGTTCAACCACCAGGAACGCCAAGAGAAGTCGCGCGTCGGTGCCCCGACCACGCAGACGATGCACGACAAGGGCCTGACGACGACTATCGACTGGAAGGACAAGGACGCGTACGGTCGGTCCATCTCCTCGAAGAAGCGAAGCCAGATGCATCGCCTGCGCAAGTGGCAGGAGCGCATCCGCACGAAGGACGCGGGTGAACGCAACCTCCAGTTCGCACTCAGCGAAATCGACCGCATGGCCTCGGCGCTCGGCGTCCCGCGGTCGGTCCGGGAGGTAGCCAGCGTCATCTACCGACGCGCGCTGAAGGAGGACCTCATCCGGGGGCGTTCCATCGAGGGCGTCGCCACCTCCGCGCTCTACGCCGCCTGTCGAAAGGAGGGCATCCCGCGAAGCCTCGAAGAAATCTCGGAGGTATCGCGCGTCGAACGAAAAGAAATCGGTCGGACCTACCGTTACATCTCCCAAGAACTCGGCTTGGAGATGAAACCGGTGGACCCGAAGAAGTACGTCCCGCGGTTCTGTTCCGAACTCGAACTCAGCGAAGAAGTCCAGACGAAGGCCAACGAAATCATCGAGACCACCGCCGAGGAAGGTCTGCTCTCGGGCAAGTCGCCCACGGGGTACGCGGCCGCGGCCATCTACGCCGCGTCGCTACTCTGTAACGAGAAGAAGACCCAGCGCGAAGTGGCCGACGTGGCGCAGGTGACTGAAGTCACCATCCGTAACCGGTATCAGGAACAGATCGAGGCGATGGGCATCCACAGCTAA
- the nreA gene encoding DNA repair protein NreA translates to MRLDEYIEGLGPDEADRKRRLAEEKSYEILDYVEQVEDRFSEVTQGDSLFGSTSPSVFVGRSNYPNVSTGILSPVGEEERAADFATSSEWYEQGLDIDNVLQYRTGLLNSNHAADVDDVSDAWDGFVGTQREVAIADRPVDVEIGLSNSLELDLDVDDVTTPTGPSARATSADLAENPHVPRPVKKTLEDDDWQAQGAMTYLYRRGFDVYDINDILSAGALGRGQNRRLVPTRWSITAVDDTIGQFLRGQIRTEQSIDETQVWVNEYMGNRYWVILTPGQWEYELVEMKTPGSIWNQDPTGDTWMGSAHEGYEGRTGYVDETAGAYYASRLAVLEHLESVGRQAKCLVLREVSDDYWAPVGVWQIRESVRNAFEGEFGEAETFHGAVREIAPQLPVSLASLRRKSHMLSGLQANLANFS, encoded by the coding sequence ATGCGTCTCGACGAGTACATCGAGGGACTCGGCCCGGACGAGGCCGACCGCAAGCGCCGACTCGCCGAGGAGAAGTCCTACGAGATTCTCGACTACGTCGAGCAGGTCGAGGACCGCTTCTCCGAGGTCACGCAGGGCGACTCGCTGTTCGGCAGCACCTCGCCCTCGGTGTTCGTCGGACGGTCGAACTACCCCAACGTCTCGACCGGCATCCTCTCGCCGGTCGGCGAGGAAGAGCGCGCGGCCGACTTCGCCACGAGTAGCGAGTGGTACGAGCAAGGACTGGACATCGACAACGTCCTGCAGTACCGGACCGGCCTGCTGAACTCCAACCACGCCGCGGACGTAGACGACGTGAGCGACGCGTGGGACGGGTTCGTCGGCACCCAACGCGAGGTCGCCATCGCCGACCGGCCGGTAGACGTGGAAATCGGCCTCTCGAACTCGCTGGAACTGGACTTGGACGTGGACGACGTGACGACGCCGACCGGTCCCTCGGCACGCGCGACCTCGGCGGACCTCGCGGAGAACCCCCACGTCCCGCGCCCCGTCAAGAAGACGCTCGAAGACGACGACTGGCAGGCGCAGGGCGCGATGACCTACCTCTACCGCCGGGGTTTCGACGTCTACGACATCAACGACATCCTCTCGGCGGGCGCGCTCGGCCGCGGCCAGAACCGGCGTCTCGTCCCGACGCGGTGGTCCATCACCGCGGTAGACGACACCATCGGTCAGTTCCTCCGGGGACAGATTCGGACCGAGCAGAGCATCGACGAGACGCAGGTCTGGGTCAACGAGTACATGGGCAATCGCTACTGGGTGATTCTGACGCCCGGCCAGTGGGAGTACGAACTCGTGGAGATGAAGACGCCCGGCAGCATCTGGAATCAGGACCCGACCGGCGATACGTGGATGGGCAGCGCCCACGAGGGCTACGAAGGCCGAACCGGATATGTGGACGAAACCGCCGGAGCGTACTACGCGTCCCGACTCGCGGTCCTCGAACACCTCGAATCCGTGGGCCGGCAGGCCAAGTGTCTCGTCCTCCGGGAGGTCTCGGACGACTACTGGGCACCGGTCGGCGTCTGGCAGATACGCGAGAGCGTGCGCAACGCCTTCGAGGGTGAGTTCGGCGAGGCCGAGACGTTCCACGGTGCGGTCCGAGAAATCGCGCCACAGCTCCCGGTCTCGCTCGCGTCTCTCCGGCGCAAGTCCCACATGCTCTCGGGCCTGCAGGCGAACCTTGCGAACTTCTCCTGA
- a CDS encoding DUF302 domain-containing protein produces MTLPIDPTALDGEDVGEKRATLEMDHEEAVEHVREAFTDAGFGVATEFSASDMLNEKIGAGRDHYYVLGACNPNMADRALDASDNRIGALFPCNVVVWQEEPGRQTVYHVSIMKVARLAGMAPDDEEWEDIVSETGEFVDEAWANLDAA; encoded by the coding sequence ATGACTCTTCCGATCGACCCCACGGCACTCGACGGCGAAGACGTCGGCGAGAAGCGCGCGACGCTGGAGATGGACCACGAGGAAGCGGTCGAACACGTCCGCGAGGCGTTCACTGACGCCGGATTCGGCGTCGCCACCGAGTTCTCGGCCTCCGACATGCTGAACGAGAAGATCGGTGCGGGCCGCGACCACTACTACGTGCTGGGCGCGTGCAACCCGAACATGGCCGACCGCGCGCTCGACGCCAGCGACAACCGAATCGGCGCGCTGTTCCCGTGTAACGTGGTGGTCTGGCAGGAAGAACCCGGCCGCCAGACCGTCTACCACGTCAGCATCATGAAGGTCGCGCGACTCGCCGGAATGGCACCCGACGACGAGGAGTGGGAGGACATCGTGAGCGAGACCGGCGAGTTCGTGGACGAGGCGTGGGCGAACCTCGACGCGGCCTGA
- a CDS encoding CPBP family intramembrane glutamic endopeptidase — protein sequence MSWDVGGLNERLVRDTLVYILAPLALAVRHGRHLGYRVDRTVVRNTVLLSLFVLPFYVVGSSLPTIRAYYPMWETSPALAQFLPHAVMQFVVALAAETYYRGLLCVGVREIGFKSVFISPVVYAFHHLYKPPIELALSGPTDVLFGAVDYKSNSILPSVVAHGVGLGLLDWLVLHPPLLAPERVVRWFQWLPIPL from the coding sequence ATGAGCTGGGACGTGGGTGGACTGAACGAGCGACTCGTCCGAGACACGCTCGTCTACATCCTCGCACCGCTCGCGCTGGCGGTCCGACACGGTCGCCACCTCGGATATCGCGTGGATCGCACCGTGGTTCGCAACACGGTCCTGCTCTCGCTTTTCGTCCTGCCGTTCTACGTCGTCGGGTCGTCTCTCCCGACGATTCGGGCGTACTACCCGATGTGGGAGACGAGTCCCGCGCTCGCGCAGTTCCTCCCGCACGCGGTGATGCAGTTCGTCGTCGCGCTCGCCGCCGAGACGTACTACCGAGGCCTGCTCTGTGTCGGCGTCCGGGAAATCGGGTTCAAGAGCGTCTTCATCAGTCCGGTGGTGTACGCCTTCCACCACCTCTACAAGCCGCCTATCGAACTCGCGCTGTCGGGACCGACCGACGTGCTGTTCGGCGCGGTCGATTACAAGAGCAACTCCATCCTGCCGTCGGTCGTCGCCCACGGCGTCGGACTGGGGCTGCTGGACTGGCTCGTCCTGCACCCGCCGCTATTGGCCCCCGAGCGCGTCGTTCGGTGGTTCCAGTGGCTCCCGATTCCGCTCTGA
- a CDS encoding DUF5789 family protein, with amino-acid sequence MADDNEEEAEPAVELGDGEPVEGAPLVRVASRLHWPVQKSEILRKEAGVTVRTPDGPRELSDLLDAVDETYFQSRKEFLELVRAETGTGPVPTASE; translated from the coding sequence ATGGCTGACGACAACGAGGAAGAAGCAGAGCCTGCCGTCGAGCTCGGTGACGGCGAACCCGTCGAGGGTGCGCCGCTCGTCCGCGTCGCTTCCAGACTCCACTGGCCGGTCCAGAAGAGCGAGATTCTCCGGAAAGAAGCGGGCGTGACGGTCCGGACGCCTGACGGACCGCGCGAGCTGTCGGACCTGCTCGACGCCGTAGACGAGACCTACTTCCAGAGTCGCAAAGAGTTCCTCGAACTGGTCCGCGCCGAGACCGGTACGGGGCCGGTTCCGACCGCGAGCGAGTAG
- a CDS encoding HalOD1 output domain-containing protein: MSENAIEDPNDTHEITESAAYDRDQPLSTAVIDAVADAADLDPAELGTPLYDQIDPDALDNLFSDRHNGTPRGSGHVVFTLLDYEVTVYSDGSVVVRE, translated from the coding sequence ATGAGTGAGAATGCTATCGAGGACCCTAACGACACCCACGAAATCACCGAGAGCGCGGCCTACGACCGCGACCAGCCCCTGAGTACCGCGGTCATCGACGCCGTCGCGGACGCGGCCGACCTCGACCCGGCCGAACTCGGGACGCCGCTCTACGACCAAATCGACCCCGATGCGCTCGACAACCTCTTCAGTGACCGCCACAACGGTACGCCCCGCGGTAGCGGCCACGTCGTATTCACGCTTCTCGACTACGAGGTTACCGTCTACAGCGACGGCTCCGTCGTCGTCCGCGAGTAA